The Eubacterium ventriosum genome includes the window ATAATTAAATGCGTAAATGAAAAGGAGATACTAAAAATGGAAGAGAAGATTTTAGATTTATTAGAAGAAATTTGTGAGGATGATATTATTAGAGAAGAAAGAGACATGGACCTTTTTGAAGAAGATATTTTGGATTCATTAGGGTTTGCAGAACTTTTGACAAGAATTGAAGAGGAAACAGGAGTTATTATTTCACCTTCAGAAGTTGTTAGAGATGACATTAATACGGTTAACAAGATTTTGGAATTAGTTAAAAGCAAAAAACAGGGGTAATAAATCAGATGAAAAACATAAAAGCAATACTTATAGCATTTCTTATGTTTGCGGTTACGGTTACAGCAGTTAAATTTGTAGCTACTAAAGAAATGCCAAAGTATAGTGTAAAGTATGGAACATGGATTGATCCGTCTAAATTTTCAAGTAATAAGGGCTTGAAAAATTTGCTAAAGGATAAAAATTCAATTGCAGTATTTGGCTCTTCTGAACTGAAGCATTGCCAGAACTCAGGATTTCACGGCAATACTATTTTTCAGAATACTGATATGAAGCCTGTTTTTATAGGAAAAGGTGGCTATCAGAGTTTGTATCATGCCATTGCAGTTGGAAGTATAGGAGAAACATTAAAGGGAAGAAAGATTGTCATAAGTGTGTCGCCACAGTGGTTTAAAAATACTGGTGTTAAAGAGGACGCATTTGGAGCAACTTATTCGGAAAGCAATTTTATTGAGTTTCTAAAAAATAAAGACATTAGCGATAGCACTAAGGATTATGTTATAAGCAGAGCCATTGACCTTACAAAAAACAATCCTACAATGTGTAATAGAATAAAGGATGATGTAAGATGGTATAGGGATAACAGTAAGAATCCGTGGGATATTTTTAGAAAAAGTATTCACACAAGGCTGGTGGAAGACAAAGCGGACATTAAGCTTTTCTTTAATGCATGGAAGTCAGGTATGTTGGGTAAAAGTAGTGACGAAAAAGCAGACGGTACTACAAACAAAAAGATTAAATGGAAAAAATACTATAAGAAAGCCGAGAAAAAGGGCATAAAGAAAACATCAAAAAACCAAATGGGTATGCTTGATAATGTTTATAATAAAAAATACAAAAAACTTGTAGATCATAACATAAGATGGAAACCTACTTACACAGAAAAATCCGTTGAAGGAAAGGATTTGGCTTGCCTGCTTCAAATCTGCAAAGAGGAAAATCTACAGGTTATGGTGGTTCTTCAGCCTTTTAACGGTTTGTATAATGACTATATCAGATGGCCTAAGAAAAAGCGAAATGCAATTTATAATAAAATCAGAAAAATAGCAAAAGAGTATGATGTACAGCTTGCAGACATGACTGACGGAGAATATGAAAAATATTACTTTGAAGACGAAAGTCATCTGGCATTGAAAGGACTGGTAACGTTTAATGAAAAAATTTATAATTTTTATAAACAACCTTCGAAATAGCGAAAAAGCAATGTTTATAGGGAAAATTTTTCTCTTTTATGGTATATTTATGGTGTTGTGGCTATATTTTGTTATGTCAAAGGATTCGGCAGCACCAACATTTATATATGAAGAGTTTTAAAATATAGCCCGATGCATGATTGTTAGCAGATGACAATTATGCAGACTATCAAAAAGATGGAGATTAGGTATGATAGGGTGGCTAATATATTCGGCTGTAGATGTTGAAAAAAATAAATATTATATTCAAATGTATAAGGACAAGTTTAAAGAACATTTTATAGAGATTAAGCTTGTAATTGTGGAAGAACTTGAAAACATGGAGCAATACGTGAAATGTAATAAGGTTGATTTTGCAATTAACAGAAGTAGAAATCACATTATGGGAGAACTCTTGGAACAAAAAGGAGTGAGAGTCTTTAACAGCAGTTCAGTTACAAGAATAGCTAATAATAAAGGAATCACGTATGAGTTTTTGAAAGATGTGGTTCCTTTTTTGGCAGTTAAATATGGAAATGAAATAATAGAGAGCAAAATAGAAAATAAAGGATTTGAATATCCTTATGTAATAAAAAGTTGCAGTGGTCATGGCGGAAGTCAGGTATTTCTTGTAAATAACAGCAAGGAAGAAGAACAGGCAGTTAAGGCAATGAACGGTCAGGAATATGTTGTGCAGCAGTGCTGCTCTGATCTTGGTCGTGATGTCAGGGTATACATAATAGGAAATAAAATTATTAAGGCAGTTCTTAGAACCTCGACGGAAAGCTTTAAAAGTAACTATAGTTTAGGTGGAAAGGTTCAGGAATACACTCTTAATAATGAAGAAAAAGCAATGGTGGAGAGAATAGTAGATAAGTTGCCACAGGACTATGCAGGAATTGATTTTACTTTCAATAACGGGAAGGCGGTTTTTAATGAAATCGAAGATGCAGTTGGGGCAAGAATGCTGTATCAGGTGTCGGATATTGATATTGTGGAAATGTATATTAAGTATATTTTAGAACAATTGAGCAAAGAATGATAAAAACACTAAAACTTTGTAAAAGAAAGAAAATATGTTATACTTAATGAAGTTTATATAAAGAAATTTTATACAGTATGTAAGGAGAACAAGATTATGATATTTGGAGCAGTTTTAGCAGGTGGAATTGGTAGCAGAATGGGAAATGTAGAAAAGCCAAAGCAGTATCTTAACATTGCAGGAAAGCCTATTATCATTCATACATTAGAAAAATTTTATGTAAATGATAAATTCGAAAAGATTATTGTTTTGTGTCCTAACCAGTGGGTTAATCACACAGAAAACTTAATTAAGAAATATATTGGCGAGAATGACAAGATAGTTGTAATCAGTGGTGGTTCTACAAGAAATGAAACTATTATGAATGCAATTGCATACATTGAAGATCACTATACAATAGACGATGATTCTGTTATTGTTACACACGATTCAGTAAGACCATTTGTAACACATAGAATTATTGAAGAAAATATTAAATATGCTCAGGAATATGGTGCATGCGATACTGTAGTTCCTGCAACAGATACAATTGTAAAAAGTATGGATAACGAAATTATATCAGAAATTCCTGACAGAAGTAAAATGTATCAGGGACAGACACCACAGTCATTTAAGATTAAAAAATTAAAATCATTATATGAAGGTTTAAGCGAAGAAGAAAAAACAATTCTTACGGACGCAGCAAAGATTTTTGTTATAAAGGGTGAAAAAGTTCATTTGGTAGAAGGGGAAGTTTCTAACACAAAAATTACTTATCCATATGATTTACGTGTGGCTGAAACATTAATAAGCGAGAAATAATACTCGTGGAAGTTTATCGGAGGTTAAATAATTATGATAAATACAGTATACCAGTTAGTAGCACCCAGAAGATTTGAAATTAAGTATAGTGACATAGACTTAAATAATAACAAGGTCATTGTACGACCAACATATTTATCAATATGTAATGCAGACCAGCGTTATTATCAGGGATTAAGAGATGCGGAAATTTTAAGAAAGAAATTACCTATGGCTCTTATACATGAAGCAATCGGAGAAGTAGTAAGAGATCCTTCAGGCAATTTTAAAACAGGCGAATTGGTTGTTATGGTGCCAAACACACCTGTTGAAAAAGATGACATAATAGCAGAGAATTATTTAAGAACAAGTAAGTTTAGAGCAAGCGGATTTGACGGCTTTATGCAGGAATATGTTGAAATCACTCCAGACAGACTTGTTAGATTGCCACAGGATATCGACAGAACAGTTGCAGCATTTACTGAGATAGTTAGTGTTAGTGTTCATGCAATTGGAAGATTTGACAAGATTGCTCATAAGAGAAGAAATGTTATCGGAATCTGGGGTGACGGAAACCTTGGATATATAACAGCAGTGTTCTTTAAGACTATGTTCCCTGAAACTAAGTTGTATATTTTTGGAGTTAACCCTGATAAGTTACAGGATTTTACTTTTGCAGATGCAACATTTACAGTAGAGCACATTCCTGAAGATGTTAAGATTGACCATGCGTTTGAGTGTGTTGGTGGAGCAGGTTCAGGTAAGGCTATTAATCAGATTATTGATTATATTAATCCTGAAGGAACAATATCAATTCTTGGAGTATCAGAGTATCCTGTACCTATTAATACAAGAATGGTACTTGAAAAGGGACTTAGAATTTTTGGAAGCAGCAGAAGTGGTGTGGCAGACTTTGAAAAGACAGTTGCACTTTACAAGTCTAATCCTGAAATAATAAATTACTTATCTAATATTGTAGGAGCAGTAGTTCCTGTAAGAACAATAGAAGATATGAAGAAGGCATTTGAAATGGACATTCAGAAAGCTTTCGGAAAAACAATTATGATGTGGGATAAATAAAAAATGATAGGGGGAGAGGCTTATGTTTAAAATAATAATGCCTGTTTATAACGCAGAAGAATATCTTGAAAAAGCAGTAGACAGTATAATAAACCAAACATTATCATTTAAGGACAATGTGGTGATACATTTAATAGATGATTCAAGCAGTGACGGTTCTTTAGAATTATGCAATAAATACAAAGAACAATATCCGGATAATTTTATTGTTACACATTTTGAAGAAAATCAGGGCGTTTCGGCAGTGAGAAACTACGGAATAAAGATGTGTAAACACGAGAAAAATGTAATAGTAGGGTTTGTTGACTCTGATGATTATTTGGATAACAAATCTTTGGAAACAGTATGGAATTTCTTTGAAAATCATAAGGACATACAGCTTGTAACCTCAGAAATATATCATTTTGGAGCAAGAAATGATGAACATAAATCCAATTGGAGATTTGAAGAAAGAGAAGTTGTAAACATAAAAGAAGATTTTAATTATCCTCAATACTATATTGGTGGCGTGTTCTTAAAAGACAAGGCGTTACGTTCACTTAAGTTTGACGTTAATATGGACTTTTGGGAAGATGCAATGGCAATAAACAAGGTTATTTTAAAGCTGGGCAAATATGGTCTGGCTAGGGGTGCCATTTATTATTACAGAAAGATGGAAAACGAATCATCGCTTGTTGATAAGGCGTGGAGAAAAAAAGAAAGATATACTACTTTTTTGGAAGACGGATATAAGCGTCTTATGAAATGCAGCCTGTTAAGAAAGTTTAAAGTTGTTCCATATATTCAGTATGTAGTTGCTTACCATTTAAGATTATTCTTATTGGAAGGTAACAGAGAAGTTGTAATGGAAATGGTTCCAGAGGAAGAAATGCAGACGTTTAAAGACAGGTTAAGTAATGTATTGAAAAAGGTAAGTGATGAAGTTATTTGTTCAATGAACACAGCACTTCCTGTAATAGAAATGGAATTGTCATTAAAGTACAAAAAGAAAGTCAGAGCTAAGAAGACAATTACGGATAATGATATGGTTTTCCAATATGGAGAAAAACAATTAGCAAGATTATCAGAACGTAATGTAAGAGTTATTGGAATTATGGACAAGCCCGGATATGAAGGAATGCTACGTGGAAGATTCAGCACTCCTTTATATGCTATGAAGAAGGATGATTATATTTTTGTACAAAACGGAGACGAAAAAATAAAAACAGACCGTTACAAGTGTAAAAAACAACTGTATATTTTAGATGAATTAATGAGAAATTATAAGAATGCAGGTTTTGTAGTTAGAATTCCGGAAGAATGGAAAGAAATTCAGTTTGGAATACACACAAACGATGCAGATATTCTGCTTAATAAAGTTGAAGTTAATTCAGAAGATAAACAGGAGAATGAGGATGAATAAACTTGGAGAAATATTTAACATGGCATTTGTTGTGGTGTTTTACATGATAAGTGTACTTGTAGTAGGGAATATGATTACAGGCTCATATATTGCATCATTATTATCTGTTCCTGTTTTTGTGCTTATTGCCTTTGCAATGAGTAAACAATACCTATGGCTTGATAGAATTAATCTTAAAGTTACATGGGCAGTAATTCAGGTACTTTCAGCAATTTTAATGGTGTATATGGCATTTGCACTGGAAGTTAACCTATCCTGGGACTGGGGTGGATTAATTAAGAATGCAACTAATGTAGTATTTCATAATCAATTGCTATATGAGCAGGATGTGGCAAGATATCCTAATAATGAGTTCTGGTTAGCTTTTTTAGTTATATTATTTAAGATTGTAAGAATGATTTATGCATCAGCAACCATTGAAACATTTAAAACAGTATCAATTGTTGTAAGTTGCGTATTTGTTCAGTTAACAATATTTTTTATTCACAAAACAGCAAAGCTTGTATGGAATGAAAAGAAGGCTTTTGTTGTTGGAATCATAACTGTATGTTGCCTTCCATTGTATTTGTATGCAATGTTTGCATATACTGATACATCAGGAATGCTATTAGCAATTCTTATGTTGTATTTCTATATTAAATATAATAAAACAGACGGAAGGGCAAATATAGCTTATATCATTTTAATTGGAATTGTTGCTGGAATTTCTTACAAAATTAAAGTGACAATATTCATACTTTTTATGGCTATGATTTGCGAATTGTTCTTAAATCTTAAAGATGCTAAGCAAATAAAGAAGTTTGTAATGTTTGTTGTAATAGCAATGGTTGGAGTTGTGGCAGTTGTAAGTGCATCAAATAAAGTGATTTCAAGTCAGTTTGAAATTAGTGAAGAAGTGGAAGATGCAAATGAATTTCCACTTACACATTGGGTTATGATGGCATTAGGGGAAACCGGCGGATATTGTGAAGAGGACGTTTCATATACAAAAAGTTTTCCTACATACGAAGAAAAAAATAAAGCAGACATAAAAGAGATTAAAAAGCGTGTAAGGGAAAAAGGCAAAGCAGGTTTGATAGAGCATATATGTTATACAAAGCTTAAAAGAACCTGGGGAGACAGTTGTTTGGCAGGTGATGATTATGCCGGCAGATTTCCTGTAGACGAGAATGGAATATGGCAAAGAGTATTTACTTTTCATGGCAGTGACCATTGGATAGGTTTAATTTATTCATGGCTATATTATATTGTACTTATTGTCGGAATATTGTTATCGGGAATCTTTGCAATAAGAAGAACTAATGAACAGCAGAAAATGCTTGTTTTAAGGATAGCGTTGTTTGGAATTATTTTATTCCTGTCAATTTGGGAATGCAATTCCAGATATCTTGTGGCATTTATACCGGTTCTGATTATGACATCGGTAGATGGTATATTTATGACAAGAGAGAAAATTAAAAATAAAAAATTGAGAATACAATAAATAAAACTCCCAATAAAAGGTTTGAACGGTAGATGTTCTATACAACCTGTTTGTTGGGAGTTTTTGTTATGTTTATTTATCTTTTTTGATTTCTAAGCCATTAGTTGTTTCAGATACAATGTATCTTGGACGTAACTGGATTTCTTCATATATTTTAGAAATATAATATCCGATAATTCCAAGGCTGAACATTAATATTCCACCAATGATAAGCATTAGAAGTATTACGGTTGTAAATCCTTCCAAAGAATATCCAAGGAAATATTTTACTATTGAATATACACCAAATATTACTGCAAAGATGAAGAATATTATTCCACATCCTGTTACTAGCTGCATTGGAGCAGCTGAAAAAGAAGTAATATTGTTAATTGCATACTTAACAAGTGATTTGAAAGACCATTTGGACTCGCCAAGTTCTCTTTCCTGAACATCAAATTCAACGTAAGCTGTTTTATATCCTACCCATGATGAAAGTGCACGGAAGAATACGTGTCTTTCAGGAAGTGCAAGGAATGAATCAACTACCTTACGGTCCAGTAATTTAAAGTCTGATGCACGGGACATATCAATTCCTGTGGAACCACTTATAATATTGTAAAAAGTCTTTACAAACATCTTATGTATAAAGCTTTCTTTTCCACGTGAAGCCTTAACACCTTCCACAACTTCGAAACCTTCTGTCCAAAGCTTATACATTTCCAAAATTGTTTTTGGTGGATGTTGCAGATCACAATCCATAACTACACAACAATCACCGCTTGCATGTTCAAGACCTGCAAATACTGCGCCTTCCTTTCCAAAGTTACGGGAAAAACATACACCCTTAATATTCTTATTATTAGCTGAAGCATTAACTATTTCTTCCCATGTTGTATCTTTTGAACCGTCATTTACAAAAATAATTTCATACTCAATATTGTTTTCCGACAAAAGAGATGAAACTACTTCTGCAGTCTTGTGAATCATCGCCCCCTCATTGTATGCAGGGATAACCACTGAAAGTAAACTCATATCTCTACTCCTTTTGTAATGTAATAATATCGAAATAAACTGAAAAGTTTGATATTATCTGTTTTATTATGATAATCCTAAAGTAATATTTTATACTTTATAGAGAATAAATGCAAGTTATGTTGTAAGATTTGCATATAAGTTATATACAAGATTTATGGTAATGGGCATTAATTGAAGTTTGTATATTTTTATGGTAAACTTAAAAGTAATGTGTAAATGTAACACAGGAAGAAAATAGAAAAATACAGAAAGGAAACATACATATTTAAATGTATGATTTTGGGAGGATGAACAAAGTTAAAAAATGGCAATGGGGACTACTTTTTTTTGTACTATGTGCATTATGCTTTTTGTATCCATACACAGGTGATGACTGGGCATGGGGAAGCAGCATAGGAATAGAAAGATTAAACACATGGTTCGATAATTATAGCGGACGTTATTTCGGCAATTTAATTGTACTTGCACTTACAAGATCAAATATTTTAAAGACAATTGTAATGTCAGCATGTATTACATTAATTGTCTGGATGATTACAAAAACAAATGAAGGTAAGTGGCAGATGGCTACTTTGGTTACAATACTTATTTTTACTGCACCTAAGGCAGTTATAAGACAGAGTATTGTTTGGACAGCCGGATTTTCAAATTATACTACATCCATTGTTCTTATTCTTTTGTACGGATTGTTTGTAAGAAATTTATTCATAGAAGATGGAAAGAAGCATTCTAATGTATGGGCAATTCCAATGCTTATATTAGGATTTTTGACAACACTTATTGTAGAACACGTAACAATACTTGCAGTTATAATGGCAGTATATATTATTGCATTTAATTTTATAAAAAACAGAAAAATAGAATTGTCTCACGTGGCATATTTCGTGGGAACAATTGCAGGGACAGCAACAATGTTTTCTAATTCTGTTTACTCGTCTATTGGAAGCGGAAGCGATGGTTACAGAACTGTCGGAGCAAGTGAAGGCGGAACATTGGAGAGAATTATAACTAATTACTTTGATGTAATTGGAAAAGAAATGATGTTTGATAATATTGTTTTGTGTGTTGTAATGGCAATTGTTGTATTAATAGCTTTTATTCAATACCATGACAAGCTAGAAAGTAACATGGCAAAGATTGTTTCATGTATTTCGTTAACATTGGTTATGGGAACATTGGTATATGGAATTGTAACAAGAGTTGATACAGAATGGATTTACAATTGGAAATATGGAAAGTATCTTGACGGCGTATTTAATGTTATTTTCTGGATTTCATTACTTGTACTTGTTTTAAGCCTTTTTAAGGATAAATATGTAAAGTACAGATTGTCTTTTATATTGGGATGCATAGCGTGTGTGTCAGGACCATTACTTATGGTTACACCAATTGGACCAAGATGTTTCTTTGCAACATTTGTTTTAACAATATGGTTTATTGCAGAAGTATGTAATCTGGTTAATATAAATGAGGATATATATGGTATCCTGACAAAAATGGAAATTGCAGCCCTTGTAATTGTTATGGGAATGCAGTTTGCAGTATATGCACCGATTTATAAAGCTGATAGAGCAAGACTTGATAAAGTAAGAAAAGCGGAAAGTGAAGGAAAATCAGAAGTTACTATTCAGAGACTTCCTTATGAGGGATATATTCACGCACCATCACCTAGTGAGGAAATATGGGAATACAGATATAAGTTATTTTACAATATTTCACAGGACCTAAAGATTAAAGTGGTGGAACATAAATATTAAAAATAGCAAAATAATGAAGGGGAAAATAAATGAAAATTTCAGTAATTATTGCAGCTTATAATGCAGAAAAATATTTGGTAGAAACGTTGCAGAGTGTAGTTAATCAGACATTGGATGACTATGAAATCATTACAATAAATGATGGCTCTAAAGATGGAACACTGGATATATTAAAGGAATATGAGAAAGAATATCCTAATTTTACAGTAATAAGTAAAGAAAACGGCGGGGTGTCAGCTGCAAGAAATGATGGATTAAACGTGGCACAGGGTAAGTATGTTTATTTCTATGATGCTGATGATATATTAGAATTGGAAGCCTTAGAGAAGATGTATGAGGCTGCTGAAAATAATAAGGCAGAGTTGGTAATTGCCGGATATGATATGTTTGACCAGTATAAGACTACAGAAGTAAAAGAGTTGAACAGCTTACTTGAATTAGAGAAAATAGATAAATATGATACAGACATTTTAAAAACATTCTCTTTAACAAACAAATTGTTTAGAAGAGATATAATAGAAAAATATAATTTAAGATTGCCACCAATATCTTATTCTGAAGATGGCGTTTTTTCAATGAATTATGTTTATCATATCACTAAAATCACCGGATTGGAAATGGTAGTTACCCATTACAGAAGAATGATTGGTGACACTAATGCGGCAACACAGAATATATCAGATTCTAAGGTGGAAGATTATATTGAAGCTCACAGACTTATTCTTCAGGCTGCAAGAGATAGTATATTAAGGGATTTTCCTAAATACAAATCCATTAATCAGGTAAGAGCAGAAGATAAGGAATTAACAGAGTATTTAAATAGAATTATTTATAAAGAGTTAAATATTCTCATTAAGCAGTTTTATTCAAAATTCTGGTCTTTGAAAAAAAGCACAATTGAAAAAATTAAAGACGAAATCTTAGAAAAAATAGAAATCTTAGATTTACAGAATGCATCTTTGGTAGCCGACGAAAACCCAGATATTTCTTTATATAATATTATTACAGATGAGGAAGAAATGAAGGAAAATGCATATTTTACAGCAGTATTATATGGCAAAGAAAATGATGAAGAACAGTTTATTAAGTGCTTAGACAGTCTGGCTAACCAGAATCTTGTTGGGGTAAATATTATTTTACCTGAAAGTATGAAGAAAATAGTTGAGGACAATGACTGCTTCCAGAAAAATATGATTTTCATAGAGGCGCAGTCTGAAGAAGAGTTGTTTAGAAAAGCACTTGAGACAACTAAGACCAGATATATAACTTTTTGTGATAGTAAGATTTTATATTCAAATAACACATTCAAATATGTGTTTAAGAGATTTATAAAGACTCATAAGGACTTTTTAATAGAACTTATTTATCATACTAATTTCAATGAGCCACAGCCTGTTTATTTAAACAGAATAGCTCAGGAATCAGTTATGAATGAAGTTGGATATAATGATAATCTTTGCATGGATTATACATTGGCAAACAAGTTCTTTGATGTGTATTTTGTCCGTGAAATAATAACGGATGAAAAAGGAATAAAGGAACATATTGAAGATTTCTATAAAAAGGGTTGCTATACATTCTTTAATGATGGCATAGTTCATTTTGATGGAAAAGAAAGAGAATTTATTTCTTTCATTGAACATGACGGAAGTACAGAATATATAAAAAAATATTTTGAAGATGCACAGGTTGACTTAAATAGTGAGGATTTGGCAATGAATCCGGGAGAAGCATTAGTTAAGTTACAGGACATTTCTAATTTTAAAGAGAAAACTTTTGTTAACAATGTAATTAAGTTTGCAATAGAAAGATACAAGACAAAGGAAGTGATAAACAGAACATTGTTTATCAGTGTTAGAAAGAACGGAGAGCTTGAAGGAAATGCCAAGGCTTTATATCCTTATGTAAAGGGTGATAAAGTGATTTTCGCTAAGCAGTTACCACATAATCCGTTACAGATATTAAAAGCTGTCAAATTGATTTGTACAAGTAAAGTTATTGTAACAGATGATTATGTAAAATATTTAAGATATTTTGATTTAAAGCCTGAACAGAGAGTTATACAGTTGTGGCATGCCTGTGGAGCATTTAAGAAGTTTGGACAGAGAGGAACAAATTTGGAAATTAAGACAGACTTAGCAACTCATGCCCAGTACAATCTTGTGTCAGTAAGTGGTGCAGAAGTGCGACCTATTTATGCAGATGCTTTTGACGTTGACTTAAAGAAGGTTAAGGCTTTAGGCGTACCTAGAACAGATGAATTTTTTGATAAGGAACTTATAGAACATAAGAGAGAGGCAATATATAAGGCATATCCTGAATTAAAGGGAAAATTTGTTATTATATACGCACCTACATTTAGAGATGAAGGCGAGGGAAGAAGTCAGTTTAATCCGAAGATTGATTTTGACAGATTATCAGAAAAACTGTTGCCTAACCAGCAGTTTATTATTTGTCCTCATCCGGTAATGAAGAATGATATTGTGCCTAAGAAATACGACAATATTAAGGTTGTAAGAGATTTCTCAACAAACGATTTTATGTTTGTTTCAGATATGTTAATAACAGATTATTCTTCAGTTATTTTTGAGTATGCGTTATTAAAGAAGCCTATTGGATTCTTCTGTTATGATTTGGCCATATATGATAGAGGATTTTATTTGAATTATCCGGATGACCTTCCGGGTGAAGTATATGAAAACCAGGAACAATTGGAAGAGTTTTTGCAAGATTCCGAAAATACAAAGTTAACAGAAAAGTACGATACATTTATTAAAAAATATATGTCAGGTTGTGACGGACACAGTTGTGAACGTTTGGCAGGTTTAATAAATTCATATGTGGGGAGAAAATAAATGGGAAAAAAGATATCTTTTGTAAGTTCAAAAAATAGAGGGATAACCCTTGATATGTTAGTAGTAAAGGACTTTTTCAGAGTAAATGATGAGAAAGTTGAATTTAAGGATGTGATTGCAAATGAAAATGCAAAAAATTCCCTTGTAAAAAAAGGAAACATAAGCATAAGAAAGGAGTATTGCAAAAACAATACTGACATAATATGCGTTGACGGTTCAATTGCAGGAAAATTACCTAAGAATGCACCGGAAGGAAAGAGAGTTCTTATAGCAACACCTTATGATTACCAGTTTAAGGCAATTAATGAACATGACAAGGGAGCATTTAAGAAAAAGAATACGTATAAGAATTTTACACATATTATTGTAGGTTCACCTTTTGAAAAAGAGCTTTTGAAAAAATGCT containing:
- the dltC gene encoding D-alanine--poly(phosphoribitol) ligase subunit DltC, which translates into the protein MEEKILDLLEEICEDDIIREERDMDLFEEDILDSLGFAELLTRIEEETGVIISPSEVVRDDINTVNKILELVKSKKQG
- the dltD gene encoding D-alanyl-lipoteichoic acid biosynthesis protein DltD, whose protein sequence is MKNIKAILIAFLMFAVTVTAVKFVATKEMPKYSVKYGTWIDPSKFSSNKGLKNLLKDKNSIAVFGSSELKHCQNSGFHGNTIFQNTDMKPVFIGKGGYQSLYHAIAVGSIGETLKGRKIVISVSPQWFKNTGVKEDAFGATYSESNFIEFLKNKDISDSTKDYVISRAIDLTKNNPTMCNRIKDDVRWYRDNSKNPWDIFRKSIHTRLVEDKADIKLFFNAWKSGMLGKSSDEKADGTTNKKIKWKKYYKKAEKKGIKKTSKNQMGMLDNVYNKKYKKLVDHNIRWKPTYTEKSVEGKDLACLLQICKEENLQVMVVLQPFNGLYNDYIRWPKKKRNAIYNKIRKIAKEYDVQLADMTDGEYEKYYFEDESHLALKGLVTFNEKIYNFYKQPSK
- a CDS encoding ATP-grasp domain-containing protein, producing MIGWLIYSAVDVEKNKYYIQMYKDKFKEHFIEIKLVIVEELENMEQYVKCNKVDFAINRSRNHIMGELLEQKGVRVFNSSSVTRIANNKGITYEFLKDVVPFLAVKYGNEIIESKIENKGFEYPYVIKSCSGHGGSQVFLVNNSKEEEQAVKAMNGQEYVVQQCCSDLGRDVRVYIIGNKIIKAVLRTSTESFKSNYSLGGKVQEYTLNNEEKAMVERIVDKLPQDYAGIDFTFNNGKAVFNEIEDAVGARMLYQVSDIDIVEMYIKYILEQLSKE
- a CDS encoding 2-C-methyl-D-erythritol 4-phosphate cytidylyltransferase; the protein is MIFGAVLAGGIGSRMGNVEKPKQYLNIAGKPIIIHTLEKFYVNDKFEKIIVLCPNQWVNHTENLIKKYIGENDKIVVISGGSTRNETIMNAIAYIEDHYTIDDDSVIVTHDSVRPFVTHRIIEENIKYAQEYGACDTVVPATDTIVKSMDNEIISEIPDRSKMYQGQTPQSFKIKKLKSLYEGLSEEEKTILTDAAKIFVIKGEKVHLVEGEVSNTKITYPYDLRVAETLISEK
- a CDS encoding ribitol-5-phosphate dehydrogenase, with translation MINTVYQLVAPRRFEIKYSDIDLNNNKVIVRPTYLSICNADQRYYQGLRDAEILRKKLPMALIHEAIGEVVRDPSGNFKTGELVVMVPNTPVEKDDIIAENYLRTSKFRASGFDGFMQEYVEITPDRLVRLPQDIDRTVAAFTEIVSVSVHAIGRFDKIAHKRRNVIGIWGDGNLGYITAVFFKTMFPETKLYIFGVNPDKLQDFTFADATFTVEHIPEDVKIDHAFECVGGAGSGKAINQIIDYINPEGTISILGVSEYPVPINTRMVLEKGLRIFGSSRSGVADFEKTVALYKSNPEIINYLSNIVGAVVPVRTIEDMKKAFEMDIQKAFGKTIMMWDK
- a CDS encoding glycosyltransferase family 2 protein, giving the protein MFKIIMPVYNAEEYLEKAVDSIINQTLSFKDNVVIHLIDDSSSDGSLELCNKYKEQYPDNFIVTHFEENQGVSAVRNYGIKMCKHEKNVIVGFVDSDDYLDNKSLETVWNFFENHKDIQLVTSEIYHFGARNDEHKSNWRFEEREVVNIKEDFNYPQYYIGGVFLKDKALRSLKFDVNMDFWEDAMAINKVILKLGKYGLARGAIYYYRKMENESSLVDKAWRKKERYTTFLEDGYKRLMKCSLLRKFKVVPYIQYVVAYHLRLFLLEGNREVVMEMVPEEEMQTFKDRLSNVLKKVSDEVICSMNTALPVIEMELSLKYKKKVRAKKTITDNDMVFQYGEKQLARLSERNVRVIGIMDKPGYEGMLRGRFSTPLYAMKKDDYIFVQNGDEKIKTDRYKCKKQLYILDELMRNYKNAGFVVRIPEEWKEIQFGIHTNDADILLNKVEVNSEDKQENEDE
- a CDS encoding glycosyltransferase family 39 protein yields the protein MNKLGEIFNMAFVVVFYMISVLVVGNMITGSYIASLLSVPVFVLIAFAMSKQYLWLDRINLKVTWAVIQVLSAILMVYMAFALEVNLSWDWGGLIKNATNVVFHNQLLYEQDVARYPNNEFWLAFLVILFKIVRMIYASATIETFKTVSIVVSCVFVQLTIFFIHKTAKLVWNEKKAFVVGIITVCCLPLYLYAMFAYTDTSGMLLAILMLYFYIKYNKTDGRANIAYIILIGIVAGISYKIKVTIFILFMAMICELFLNLKDAKQIKKFVMFVVIAMVGVVAVVSASNKVISSQFEISEEVEDANEFPLTHWVMMALGETGGYCEEDVSYTKSFPTYEEKNKADIKEIKKRVREKGKAGLIEHICYTKLKRTWGDSCLAGDDYAGRFPVDENGIWQRVFTFHGSDHWIGLIYSWLYYIVLIVGILLSGIFAIRRTNEQQKMLVLRIALFGIILFLSIWECNSRYLVAFIPVLIMTSVDGIFMTREKIKNKKLRIQ